The window GTGGGCAATCGTTGGGTGCTAGCCCGGTTTTTTGAGACACTTACTTCCTTCCCCATGACGACGACACTCGAACTGGGGGTCAAAATCGCCGTGGCTGGGTTCAGTGGCTTTTTGTTTGGCGTCACCTACCGTTATGTGATTCGAGAGGATCAAAATCCTCACCTCAAGGATGGGGCTGTCTTAGCCTTTGGGTTAGTGCGGGCATTAGCGCCTGTAGAGGGGCAGCCAAATCTGGCTGACGCGATCAGCTTATTGGGTGTCCTAGGAGTGGAGAGTCTTTTATGTTTTGGTTTTGCCCGTCTCATTCTGGATTGGGCACTCCAGCGCCACTGGATTAAACCCTTTAAGTCAACGTCTGTCCTTTAATGTTTGGCTGACCCTATCTTTAGTTTCGGTTAACGACTAAAAGTCCTCCATCAGGATTAGGAATAGTTGTTGAACAGAAGCGCATTAAATAGAGCAGCAATGCACAAACCAGTGAGTATGAGCACAAGTATGTTTATCATAGATAGTCCCATTTTTGTGTCCCTAACAAAATAATAGCTTAATAATGTCTTTAGGGTTGAAAGCCACTTATTGGGTTAATCAAGGATGGTCATAAGGTTCACTCGTAATTTCGAGCGTCTTAACAGCCGTCAGACCTAAACAGTGGCTGATTTTTATTTTTGGTGGAAAAAAAGTTCCCCACTAAAAAAAGGGAGTGGGCTTCACTTAGGGAGGTGAACCCCTTCAGGAAACCGAGTCAGTGATGGAAGTAAAAGTATTCTGCGTTTGGTAGGATGAGCCGCCTAACACACCCTACCTCTTAATCCTATTTAATTGAGCGTTAGTACCTCAAACTCCGGATTGCCATACATCTGTGTCCGATCAATCGCTGAAAGAATTTTATGATTGGCAGCATCAGCATCCAAACATTGGCACACCAACTGTGCGACATCTGCACGGTGAATGGTTCCAGCGACTTTGTAGTCTTCCGTTAGCACGCCATTTCCGGTTGCGGGTTCTGACTTTAATCCACCCGGTCGAATCACAGTGTAAATGAGTCCACTGGCAATTAAATATTTCTCTGCCTGCTCTTTTTCGAGCAAAACAGGTTTCAACGTTTCCAGCGCTTGCGGCGGTATGGCAACAACACTTTCCCCACTGCCAATAGAAGAAACCAGGATGAACTTTTGCACCCCCGCCTTCAGAGCTGCATCAATTAAATTTTTATTCCCCAGATAGTCCGCTCGTTCACCATCTTTGGGTAAGCCCCCAATCGTACTGATCACAGCAGAGATGGGTTCATCTCCTTGGATTGCCTGTTCCATCGCTGCTGCATCTAG of the Allocoleopsis franciscana PCC 7113 genome contains:
- a CDS encoding SDR family oxidoreductase translates to MTGESYIFLAGASRGVGREIAKYLTEQGKKVKALLRSPDSRSELEAMGIKVVMGDALDAAAMEQAIQGDEPISAVISTIGGLPKDGERADYLGNKNLIDAALKAGVQKFILVSSIGSGESVVAIPPQALETLKPVLLEKEQAEKYLIASGLIYTVIRPGGLKSEPATGNGVLTEDYKVAGTIHRADVAQLVCQCLDADAANHKILSAIDRTQMYGNPEFEVLTLN